A genomic window from Salvia miltiorrhiza cultivar Shanhuang (shh) chromosome 5, IMPLAD_Smil_shh, whole genome shotgun sequence includes:
- the LOC130985882 gene encoding F-box protein CPR1-like: MSTLPFEIIEDILRRLPVRSLKRLRAVAKSWCFLIDSSNFVKLHLRQSLISNSHRNLIIGGLGVYSVDLDSPEKAQVIKPPFYYKSVDAISNSCNGIVLVMSEPPVMWNPFSMDYKALPECGADYPAEPLSYSRTTFGFGYDSTNDDYKVVRIVEFRNERSHVWMHSEAMIYGLKSNRWRRLEHFSYPLPFLRGHWRVHVNGALHTLVAESDNQFTVKIMAFSVENEGHYVVAMPQGVQIKGVDMSLDVIDGCLSLVCAYRSRVVIWVMKDYGVKESWTKLLSISPPAIEQGDFLKPLVYSREGDKILLNCSDKKLVWYDLSLRTVENVLVDGMPFVFYAEPCVETLVSPNGSTTVEKHGQEKKRGKKIIKNKRDDFLSEGFKLVL, from the exons ATGTCTACTCTACCGTTCGAGATAATCGAGGACATCCTCCGCCGCCTACCTGTGAGATCCCTGAAGCGGCTCCGCGCCGTCGCCAAATCGTGGTGCTTTCTCATCGACAGCTCAAATTTCGTCAAATTGCACCTGCGTCAGTCCCTAATTTCAAATTCCCACCGGAATCTCATAATCGGCGGCCTCGGCGTTTACTCGGTCGATTTGGACTCTCCGGAGAAGGCGCAGGTTATCAAGCCGCCGTTCTATTACAAGAGTGTCGATGCAATTTCTAATTCCTGCAACGGTATCGTTCTTGTGATGAGTGAGCCTCCAGTCATGTGGAACCCTTTCTCGATGGATTACAAGGCCTTGCCGGAGTGCGGCGCTGATTATCCAGCTGAACCGTTGTCGTACTCGAGGACAACGTTCGGATTTGGCTACGATTCGACCAACGACGATTATAAGGTTGTAAGGATTGTAGAATTTAGGAATGAGAGGAGTCATGTTTGGATGCATTCGGAGGCTATGATCTATGGGCTTAAGTCAAACCGGTGGAGGAGACTCGAGCACTTCTCTTACCCACTGCCCTTCTTGAGGGGACACTGGCGCGTGCACGTTAACGGAGCGCTGCACACGCTAGTGGCAGAATCTGATAACCAGTTCACCGTGAAGATCATGGCGTTTAGTGTTGAAAATGAGGGGCATTATGTGGTGGCGATGCCTCAGGGGGTTCAGATCAAGGGGGTTGATATGAGTTTGGATGTCATTGATGGATGCCTTTCTTTGGTTTGCGCTTACAGGTCTCGAGTTGTCATTTGGGTGATGAAAGATTATGGCGTGAAAGAATCGTGGACTAAGTTGCTTTCAATCAGTCCTCCAGCAATCGAGCAGGGTGATTTTTTGAAGCCACTTGTCTATTCGAGGGAAGGTGATAAGATTTTGCTGAATTGCAGTGATAAGAAGCTGGTTTGGTATGATTTATCTTTGAGAACTGTAGAAAATGTCCTGGTAGATGGTATGCCTTTTGTCTTCTATGCTGAACCGTGTGTTGAGACTCTTGTTTCACCTAATGGTTCGACAACAGTTGAAAAACATGGACAAGAGAAGAAACGGGGAAAGAAGATTATCAAGAATAAAAG GGATGATTTCTTGTCCGAGGGATTCAAATTGGTGCTCTAG